From Panthera tigris isolate Pti1 chromosome D3, P.tigris_Pti1_mat1.1, whole genome shotgun sequence, one genomic window encodes:
- the HCAR2 gene encoding hydroxycarboxylic acid receptor 2 produces the protein MNLHQQQNHFLEIDKKNCCVFRDDFIANVLPPVLGLEFVFGLLGNGLALWIFCFHLKSWKSSRIFLFNLAVADFLLIICLPFLTDNYVRKWDWKFGDIPCRLMLFMLAMNRQGSIIFLTVVAVDRYFRVVHPHHALNKISNRTAAIISCLLWGVTIGLTGHLLHKKMLIRNRDANLCSSFSICHTFRWHDAMFLLEFILPLGIILFCSARIICSLRQRQMDRHAKIKRAINFIMVVAIVFIICFLPSVAVRIRIFWLLHTTGTKNCDVYRSVDLAFFITLSFTYMNSMLDPLVYYFSSPSFPNFFSTLINRCLRKKTPQGPDNNQSTSMELTGDLSTTRSVPDTLMANPSEPWNPSHPAPASR, from the coding sequence ATGAACCTGCACCAGCAGCAGAATCATTTTCTGGAAATAGACAAGAAGAACTGCTGTGTGTTCCGGGATGACTTCATTGCCAATGTGCTGCCACCAGTGCTGGGGCTGGAGTTTGTGTTCGGGCTCCTGGGCAATGGCCTTGCCCTGTGGATTTTCTGCTTCCACCTCAAGTCCTGGAAATCCAGCCGGATTTTCCTGTTCAACTTGGCCGTGGCCGACTTTCTCCTGATCATCTGCCTGCCATTCTTGACGGACAACTACGTGAGGAAGTGGGACTGGAAGTTTGGGGACATCCCTTGCAGGCTGATGCTCTTTATGCTGGCCATGAACCGCCAGGGCAGCATCATCTTCCTCACCGTGGTGGCCGTGGACAGGTATTTCCGGGTGGTCCATCCCCACCATGCTCTGAACAAGATCTCCAATCGGACGGCGGCCATCATCTCCTGCCTCTTGTGGGGTGTCACCATCGGCCTGACAGGTCACCTCCTGCACAAAAAGATGTTGATCAGGAATCGAGATGCGAATTTGTGCAGCAGCTTTAGCATCTGCCATACCTTCAGGTGGCATGATGCCATGTTCCTCCTGGAGTTCATCCTGCCCCTGGGCATCATCCTGTTCTGCTCGGCCAGAATCATCTGCAGCCTGCGCCAGCGACAAATGGACAGACACGCCAAGATCAAGAGGGCCATCAACTTCATCATGGTGGTGGCCATTGTCTTCATCATCTGCTTCCTGCCCAGCGTGGCTGTGCGCATACGCATTTTCTGGCTCCTGCACACCACGGGTACGAAGAACTGTGATGTCTATCGCTCGGTTGACCTGGCGTTTTTCATCACCCTCAGCTTCACCTACATGAACAGCATGCTGGACCCTTTGGTGTACTACTTCTCCAGCCCATCTTTTCCCAACTTCTTCTCCACCCTGATCAACCGCTGCCTGCGGAAGAAGACACCACAAGGGCCAGATAATAACCAGAGCACAAGCATGGAGCTCACGGGGGATCTGAGTACAACCAGGAGTGTTCCAGACACTTTAATGGCCAACCCCAGTGAGCCGTGGAACCCATCTCATCCAGCCCCAGCTTCTCGCTAA